A single Xenopus laevis strain J_2021 chromosome 3S, Xenopus_laevis_v10.1, whole genome shotgun sequence DNA region contains:
- the cdkn1b.S gene encoding cyclin-dependent kinase inhibitor 1B (p27, Kip1) S homeolog (The RefSeq protein has 5 substitutions, 1 non-frameshifting indel compared to this genomic sequence) produces MSGVPLFPEAPGVERVSRAPSSPRSPARRSLFGPVDHELLARDFERSLRAMEEEKREKWNFDFRNYRPLPGPLQWKETDQAPEFYHRGHQHKSQRTESSPAESRAKKRSGEAAGESKCARGRAEPQAPLILNFTLLLLSSS; encoded by the coding sequence ATGTCGGGGGTGCCGCTATTCCCGGAGGCCCCGGGAGTGGAACGGGTGTCCCGGGCCCCCAGTTCCCCGCGTTCCCCCGCCCGGCGCAGCCTGTTTGGTCCGGTAGATCACGAGCTGTTGGCCCGGGACTTTGAGCGGAGCCTTCGGGCGATGGAGGAAGAGAAACGCGAGAAGTGGAACTTCGACTTCCGCAACTACCGGCCGCTACCGGGGCCCCTTCAGTGGAAGGAAACGGACCAGGCGCCTGAATTCTACCACCGGGGACACGAGCACAAATCACAGCGGAACGAGTCGAGTCCGGCCGAATCCCGAGCGAAGAAGCGCAGCGGAGAGGCAGCGGGTGAGTCCAAGTGCGCCCGGGGGAGGGCGGAGCCACAAGTTCCCCTGATACTTAACTTCACCccgctactgctgctgctgtcgTCTTAA